The genome window AAGCGGCCAAGGTGCGCCAGGCATGCCCGTCGAAGCCGGTGGCGGCGGCCTGGGTGGTGATCGCCAGCAGCACGTGATGCTCGGCCTCGAACCACGCCCACGCCCGCGCCGTGTCGGCGAAGTCCTCCGGCGCCGCGCCGGGTTCCGGCGGCGGCAGCACGATCGTCTCCCGCCGACTGCCGAGCAGGAGGCAGGCCGCGTGTGCGGTGTGCAGGTAGTGGTCGACCATCCGGTGAAGGGCGTGGTGCCGTTCGTGCTCGCTCTCCTGCGTCGCGGCCTGCTCGACGGCGTAGGCGCGCAGCAGGTCGTGGAAGGCGAACCGTCCGGCCACGTGCTCGGCGACGAGATGGGCACGGGCCAGCTCCGCCAACGCCTGGGCGGCGAGCACGCGGGACGTCCCGGCGAGTCCGGCTGCCGCCGCGACGGTGATGTCCGGTCCCGGATGTATGCCCAGCAGCCGGAACATCCGTGCCGCGGACGCGCTGAGCTGCCGCAGGGACCAGGAGAACACGGTGCGCACGTTGCTGGACTGACCACCGGCGTCCAGCGCGTCCAGCCGGCTCCGCATGTCACGCAGTTCCGAGACCAGCGCGTCGAGCGGCAGCAGCGGCCTGATGGTGGCCCGCGCGGCCGTCACCCGCAGCGCCAGCGGAAGCCGCGCGCACAGCTCGGTCAGCTCGCCCGCGATCCTCGGTTCGGACGCGAGCCGGCCGCCGAGACTGCGATTGAGCAGGTCCCTGGCCTCCTGCTCGGCGAGCACGTCGAGCGTGAGCAGGTGTGCGCCCTCCGCGGTGATGAGGTCGGCCAGGTCGGCGCGGCTCGTGATCAGCACCAGGCAGCCCGGCGACCCGGGCAGCAGCGGACGCACCTGCGCCACGTCGCGCGCGTTGTCGAGCACGACGAGGACGCGCTTCCCGGCGAGCAGGCTGCGATAGAGGGCTGCCTGCGCGTCGAGGCCCATCGGGATCCGTTCGGCCGACACGTGAAACGCGTCGAGGAAGCCGCGGATCGCCTGGGCCGGCGTCACCGGCATGCCGGACGGATCAAAGCCGCGCAGGTTCACGTACAGCTGCCCGTCCGGAAACTCGTCGGCGACCTGATGCGACCAGTGCACCGCGAGCGCCGTCTTGCCGACGCCGGCGGTCCCGCAGATCGCCGAGATCACCACGCCGCTCCCCGCACCCACGGTCTCACCGACCGCCTCGGAAAGGAACGCGAGCTCCGCCTGACGGCCGATCAGGTGTCGCGTCGTCACGGGAAGCTGCCGCGGCACGACCACCGGATGCGCGGACGGGCCGGCGGGTGCGGCGGCCGTCGGCTTCACGCGCACGCCGGCACCGCCGCCAAGAATGCGCTGGTGCAGCCGCTGCAGCTCGGCTCCAGGATCGGCTCCCAGCTCGTCGGCGATGATCCGCCGTGCGAGCGTATACGTGTCCAGCGCCTCTGCCTGACGGCCCGTCGTCTGGAGCGCGCGCATCAGCAGCACCCACATGCGCTCCCGCAGCGGGTGCTCGGCCGTGAGCCTGCGCAGCTCGGGCACCACCTGCGCGTGGCCCAGCGCCAGGTCGGCCTCGATCCGCAGCTCCAACGCGTCCAGGCGCAGCTCCTCAAGGCGACTGGACTCCATCGCGACCAGCGGCCCCTGCGGCACGTCTATGAGCGCCGGCCCCCGCCACAGGTCCAGAGCGTCGGTCAGCAACACCCCCGCACGCTGGGGATCGTGCCCGCCGAGCGCTGAGCGCCCCTCGGCGAGCAGATCGGCGAAACAGCTCGTGTCCAGGTCCGTCGGGCCGACCAGCAGCTGATAGCCCGGCGCCCGCGTTATCAGCTGACGGCCGGTCGTGTCGCGCATCAGCCGGCGCAACCGCAGCACGTAACCGCTGACCAGCTTGCGCGCCCCGGCGGGCGGACGTTCACCCCACAGCTCGTTCACGAGGCTCTCGGCCGAGACCACCTGGCCGGGCTTGAGCAGCAGCGCGGCGAGCAGTGCACGCCACTTGGAAGCGCTGATCGCGCTCCATTCGTAGCCGGTGCGGATCTCCAGCGGCCCTAGGACGCGAAAGCGCATGGTCAGCCCCCCCAACTGTGCACCCCGACCCGGCCCTGTCCATGAATGAATCAGGACAGACGCGCGAATCTGGATTATAGGCGAACGAAGCGGATCAGGTGCCTGAGATTTCGTGCCGATTCGACGCGGCTCAACCACGACTCAGACACGGCTCGGACCGGACTCGGACGCACGTCGAAACCATGGCGGCGTCGAGGCGACCCGCGGGGCGTACGGGTGGACCACGGCACCGGTATCGGTGCGCCGGAACGACTTGTCCACGCATCAACGAAGGGACCTGACGATGTTTCGAACCATCCGCCGCGTCTTCGGCAGCGGCCGCAGATCACTCGTCCTGGCAGGCGCAGTGCCGGCGGTCGCGGCCATGGCGTTGCTCGCCGCGCCGTCGGCCTCGGCGTCGGCCTCGCTCTCACCCGCGGCTCCGGCCGGCGTCGCCCAGCCGGCGCAGGTGAAGCCCGCCGCCGTGCACCCCAACGGCTACTCGTCGTGTCCGGCGAGCTACCTCTGCTTCTGGGTCGACGCCGGCTTCAGCGGCGCCATGGGCAAGCTCTCCGGGAGCAACACGAACTGGACCGCCTTCAGCCAGTCGACGTGCCAGACCAAGACCTGGAACGACTGCGCTTCGGCGCTGTACAACAACGGCAACTCCGACCAGGCCCTGGTGTGGGAGAACGCCGGCTACACAGGCGGCTACGCGTGCATCGCGCGAGGCACGACCATGTACTCCAACCTCGCCAACTGGACCTACTCCGACAACTCGCACAGCCTGAACGACTCGATCAGCAGCAACGACTGGACCACCAATGCGTGCACGTGAGCGCGCGGCAGGACCGACGAAAGGTCGGCGGAGTTAGGCGATGGACAGCCAGCGGCGACGGGGCGCGCGCACGCGTAGCGCCGTACTGATACTGGCCGTGCTGGCCGCGGTGGCCGGTTGCGCGAGCAGCCGGCCACCGCGGCCAAGCGCGCCGCACAGCGCGACCGGCCCCGAGGTGGCGGCGGCAGGTTCCGTCATCGCCACCGATGCCTCCTCACTTCAATGGACCTGGGACCTGACCCGCGCCGAACAGGCACTCACCGCGCGGTGCATGCACAGCAACGGATTCGCCTACACCGTGCCCGACGTGGGACCCGAACCGAGCGCGCAGACCATCACCGCCACCTCACTGGGCAGCGGGTATCCGGCGACCTATGGCGTCACGCCGGAATCCGTCAGCACCGGCGACCCGAGCGATCCCGGTGCCACCCTGCCGAGCTATGCCGACGCGCTCGAAGGCTCGCCGACGGACAGCAGCACCCTGCCGCTGCCAGGCGGTGGCCACGTCGACTACCAGACCGGCGGATGCGTCGGCCAGGCACGCTCGACGCTGTTCGGGAACGTGCGGGACTACGTCGCGTCCGCCTACATACCGCAGGTCGTGCGGAGCCAGTTCGGCCAGTACCTGACCACCTACCAGCCCTACGTCACCGCGCTGAAGGGCTGGCAGGCATGCATGAAAGCCGGCGGCTGGGACTACGCCAGCCCGCAGGCGGCGATCACCACGCTTCAGGCGTCGGTCCTGCACGGCACCAGCGCGACCGATCTCGCCACGCACGAGACCGCGATCGCCAACGCCGACACCGCCTGCGACGGCCGATCGCACCTGCGGGCGAGCACCGAACAGGCGCTCACGCTGTTCCTGGGTTCGCTGCCGACGCAGACGGTGGACGAGCTGCGCGCGGTGTCCGTCAGCCGCGTCGCGGCGGGTCGCGCGGCCCAGCGAGCGATGTCGGGAACGTAGGGTCCTGAGCCGTCCGAAGCCGAGGTCGGCGTGTTGTGGACCGGAGGTCCGGATACGCGGTCAGGACGCCCTGTCCTCCAGCTACTCCAGGACGTCCTCGGCTGCGGTCGGCGCAGCTCCAGCAAGGCGGCGCACTCGGCGGTGGAGATCGGGTGCCGGCCGCCGCCGATCTTGACGAACGCGTCGGCCTGTGGGGTTCAATAGCGCCGCCATGACGTTCGGCTGGGGCGATTCGGTCCGTGGCTTTGACCGTTGCGGGATGATGGATGCTTGTGCCCGTTCGCCTGCTGCACCCCCTGGCCACTCCCGGCACTGTGCTGCGGTGGCACCGGCGGCTGGTCGCAGCCAGGTGGCGACAGCCCCGCCCGCCGGGACGCCCGCCGATCAGCAAGGAACCCGTCGAGCTGGTACTTCAGCTGGCTGGCGACAATCCGTCGTGGGGCTACACCCGGATCCACGGCGAGCTGCGACGCCTGGGCCGCCGGGTCGCTGCAGCCACTATCCGCACAATTCTGCGAAGCCATCGCATTCCGCCGGCACCGAGGCGGGACGATGGCTCGACCGGCGTACGTTCCTGCGGGCTCAAGCCTCAACGATTCTCGCCACCGGCCTTCTTCAGATCGAGACCGTCACACTAAAACCTACGACCACTAAGTTAGAAGTCCGCCGTCAGTACAAGTCGGCCACGGCCGACGTAAACGATACCGGCGAACCAGCGTCGAATACTGCACCGCTCCAATATGTCTACTTCAGGCAAGCACCTCGACGCCAGACGGTGTTGATGTCCAGGGTGTGGGTGATCTCGTCGAGCGGGTTGCCGTCGACGAGTAGGAGATCGGCACGTAGTCCGGGTGCGATACGGCCGCGGTCGGCAAGGTTGAAGCAGCGCGCGGGTACCGACGTGGCAGCGGCGAGCGCGGCCTCAGTGGACAGTCCGGCTTGCACGAGAAGCGCGAGTTCGTGGTGCATGCTGGCGCCATGCGCCACTCCCCCGTGGGTCGGCACCGGGATGGAGGCGTCGGTTCCCGCCAGGATGTCCACGCCGGCGGCGTGCAGGGCTGCGACGCTGTCGAGAACGTGCTGAAAAGTGCCCTGCGGGTAGGTGTTATACGCGCCGCGCAGGGTGTCGAGCCAGGGCTGGGACAGGCGACCGGAGACGCGGGGGTCGGCGGCGAGGTCGGCGGCGGCGTCGCGCCCCATGAGGGATGCGCTGACGACCAGGCAGGGCGTGACGAAGACGTCCGCATCGGCGAGCGCCGCGATGATGGCCTGGTCGGCCCTCTGGTCGATGAAGAGGTGGGCGAGTCCGTCGATGCCGACGTCCAGCGCCTGGCGAGTGGAGTCCAGGGTGGTGGCGTGCGCGATGACCTTGAGGCCGAGCTTGTGGGCTTCGTCCACTCCGGCCCGAAGGGTCTCGGAGTCGATCACGGGCAGCCCGGGGTGTCCCATGGTCGTGCCCTCTTCGATCATCACCTTGATGTAGTCGGCGCCGGCCTGGGTGAACCTCTGGACGTGGGCACGCGCTTCGTCGGGGGTACTGACGGACGGCATCTCCCAGCCTTCGTGCTCCGCACCCGGCTCGTGTTCGCCGAGGTCGTGCATGAGCTCGCTGGGGTGTCCGCCCTTTGCCATCAGGGCGAGTAGGGCGGAGCGGACGTCGGCGACGGTGTCGTCGGCGTTGACCTCGATGCGCTGTTCGGGCGTCCAGAACCCCTGCATCTCCAGTTCGGTTGTGACACCGAAGCGCAGTGCATCACGAAGGGAATCAATGGAGGTGTGCACGTGGGCGTCGATGAGCCCGGGCAGCAGGCTGGCACCGCGTGCGTCGACGACGTCAGCGCCCTGTGGGGCCTGAGCGGCACCCACTGCGGTGATGAGTTGGCCTTCGATGGTGACGGTAGTGGCCGCCGACTGCCCGACACCATCGAAGATGTGGACGTTCGTGAGGTGTGTTGCGGTCATGATGCCTCCTGGGTTTCTCAATCAGGGCGGGGAACGCCCGTTAGCTAGTGGCGCCTACAGCCGCTGGTGCGCTGTCGTCCGTTGCAGGCTTGGCGGGCTGCCCGGGCCCGGCACGCAGAGGAGTCTCCTTGATACAGAGTGCAGAGACGAGGGCGGCCACCGCGCACAACGCGCCGACAAGGAAGATCTCTTGCGTACCGTGAGCGGCTGCCTGCAGGTAGGCCTCCCTGGCCGCATGCGACATATGTTCTGTCGCCGAACCTCCAGAACCGCCCTCGCTGGGGGCGCCGCCGCCGTGGCCGGCCAGGGCACGCGTGAAAAGCGAGCCGAAGACCGCGACTCCCAGAGAGCCGCCCAGGGTGCGGAACAGGTTGGTGGCCGCCGAGGCGGCGCCCATGTCCCGCAGCTCGACGCTGTTCTGGGCGATGGTGTTGGCCATCTGGATGGTGAAACCGGTGCCGATGCCGACCAGCACCATGTAGACGCTGGTGGTCAGGCGCGCGGTGGAGGTGTCCATGGTGGACAGCAGTCCCATGCCGACGGCCAGGCTGGCGGCTCCGATCACCGGGAAGATCTTGTATTTGCCGGTCCTGGACATGACCTTGCCGGCGATCATCGAGGCGGCCACGGTGCCGCACATCATCGGCAGCAGGAGCAGCCCCGAGTTGGACGCCGAGGCACCCTGCACGGTCTGCTGGTACAGCGGCAAATACAGAGTCGCCCCGAACATTTCCACGCCGGCCACAGTCAGCAGGACGGCAGCGATCGGGAAGTTGCGCTGACCGGTGAAAATCCGCAGCGGCAGCAGCGGCTCGGCGGTCCGCCGCTCGGAGACGATGAAGGCGGCCAGCAACACGAGCACCACCGCGGCCAGCCCGAGAATCTGCGCCGAGCCCCAGGCGTAGGTGCTG of Catenulispora sp. MAP5-51 contains these proteins:
- a CDS encoding BTAD domain-containing putative transcriptional regulator; this encodes MRFRVLGPLEIRTGYEWSAISASKWRALLAALLLKPGQVVSAESLVNELWGERPPAGARKLVSGYVLRLRRLMRDTTGRQLITRAPGYQLLVGPTDLDTSCFADLLAEGRSALGGHDPQRAGVLLTDALDLWRGPALIDVPQGPLVAMESSRLEELRLDALELRIEADLALGHAQVVPELRRLTAEHPLRERMWVLLMRALQTTGRQAEALDTYTLARRIIADELGADPGAELQRLHQRILGGGAGVRVKPTAAAPAGPSAHPVVVPRQLPVTTRHLIGRQAELAFLSEAVGETVGAGSGVVISAICGTAGVGKTALAVHWSHQVADEFPDGQLYVNLRGFDPSGMPVTPAQAIRGFLDAFHVSAERIPMGLDAQAALYRSLLAGKRVLVVLDNARDVAQVRPLLPGSPGCLVLITSRADLADLITAEGAHLLTLDVLAEQEARDLLNRSLGGRLASEPRIAGELTELCARLPLALRVTAARATIRPLLPLDALVSELRDMRSRLDALDAGGQSSNVRTVFSWSLRQLSASAARMFRLLGIHPGPDITVAAAAGLAGTSRVLAAQALAELARAHLVAEHVAGRFAFHDLLRAYAVEQAATQESEHERHHALHRMVDHYLHTAHAACLLLGSRRETIVLPPPEPGAAPEDFADTARAWAWFEAEHHVLLAITTQAAATGFDGHAWRTLAASRVL
- a CDS encoding peptidase inhibitor family I36 protein, with protein sequence MFRTIRRVFGSGRRSLVLAGAVPAVAAMALLAAPSASASASLSPAAPAGVAQPAQVKPAAVHPNGYSSCPASYLCFWVDAGFSGAMGKLSGSNTNWTAFSQSTCQTKTWNDCASALYNNGNSDQALVWENAGYTGGYACIARGTTMYSNLANWTYSDNSHSLNDSISSNDWTTNACT
- a CDS encoding amidohydrolase family protein, coding for MTATHLTNVHIFDGVGQSAATTVTIEGQLITAVGAAQAPQGADVVDARGASLLPGLIDAHVHTSIDSLRDALRFGVTTELEMQGFWTPEQRIEVNADDTVADVRSALLALMAKGGHPSELMHDLGEHEPGAEHEGWEMPSVSTPDEARAHVQRFTQAGADYIKVMIEEGTTMGHPGLPVIDSETLRAGVDEAHKLGLKVIAHATTLDSTRQALDVGIDGLAHLFIDQRADQAIIAALADADVFVTPCLVVSASLMGRDAAADLAADPRVSGRLSQPWLDTLRGAYNTYPQGTFQHVLDSVAALHAAGVDILAGTDASIPVPTHGGVAHGASMHHELALLVQAGLSTEAALAAATSVPARCFNLADRGRIAPGLRADLLLVDGNPLDEITHTLDINTVWRRGACLK
- a CDS encoding MDR family MFS transporter gives rise to the protein MATSSGPGQTAISPDATAVPKNIRWVLLGVLLAMLLSQLDGLIVGTAMPTIVRDIGGLDHMSWVVTAYTLTTACSTPVWGKLGDLFHRKSLFLGSIVVFLLGSVLSGMASTMGELIGFRALQGIGAGGMMAGAFALIGVLLPPRERGRYQGMVAIVQAVGSVGGPLAGGLITGHLGWRWAFYVNVPIGLVCIVWCAALLHVPQAARRGRVVIDWAGITVMTAMITALVMLATWGGSTYAWGSAQILGLAAVVLVLLAAFIVSERRTAEPLLPLRIFTGQRNFPIAAVLLTVAGVEMFGATLYLPLYQQTVQGASASNSGLLLLPMMCGTVAASMIAGKVMSRTGKYKIFPVIGAASLAVGMGLLSTMDTSTARLTTSVYMVLVGIGTGFTIQMANTIAQNSVELRDMGAASAATNLFRTLGGSLGVAVFGSLFTRALAGHGGGAPSEGGSGGSATEHMSHAAREAYLQAAAHGTQEIFLVGALCAVAALVSALCIKETPLRAGPGQPAKPATDDSAPAAVGATS